From Thermothelomyces thermophilus ATCC 42464 chromosome 6, complete sequence, the proteins below share one genomic window:
- a CDS encoding uncharacterized protein (Contains conserved domain ChAPs[pfam09295], ChAPs (Chs5p-Arf1p-binding proteins) are required for the export of specialized cargo), which produces MVAPAVPELTEEVLHEAIDARTESLVSLRELGPPDLVHLVKQPLRSGGKPTGVYHHVTGVDASSSASLAAYINTLAYKEFGPSATSKTLEGTYCCYNAFSRVDMRVHAPFPGSVESYCIDERGEKRKATDELWLETYVCSVLRAYSYADDGTGDTIRKIVGVRRFNPVTNTETEHRFLSAAEHLFFRGWQLGSDSIVQVPNVVSNHLTSGLLKYFHTTGRYASGINLFEKLRTQNVEVASLLAKVLFMGNEEVQGIRVLHEALKQAPMDYVMLDTQAEFLLKKAQTAATPEQKEERLRMALGCADRSTIAAPSEFRTWARLAEVYVAMEDWENALTALNSCPMFTYQDKDAPVLPEPRDIHLPTLPETRLDEIDSEPESRYSEQVDPSLLNLRAAAYKGTFKHAYNILTEMTAKIGWDQMLKIRSNVFVMEDEYREKQESTSYPKNRNASTDALRGTPDPTANGDASDAADEGEKEANGSGEEKEGDGGSATQTLSPNGRAEDIERPSSAMDPDEVKKGDECSPKDDHFSRLNNKRLCERWLDSLFMVLYEDLRVYTIWRTQMAQYRAQSIQYKKSAEEWEILGSLAERLQHVDEAVEAYRACLAQRFSPKALAGILKVFEKTKGSTRDTVAATIRLVTWQYRWYSEFSPELLHTVRMLIEDEGAVKIRSIIQATNLPQNVLDLTHHYAALCATFRSSGTDG; this is translated from the exons ATGGTTGCGCCAGCCGTGCCCGA ACTGACCGAGGAGGTCCTCCACGAAGCAATTGACGCCCGTACGGAATCTCTGGTTTCCTTGCGCGAGCTTGGCCCTCCCGATCTTGTGCACTTAGTCAAGCAACCTTTGCGGAGCGGCGGCAAACCA ACAGGTGTCTACCACCATGTCACCGGCGTGGATGCCTCGTCGTCGGCTAGCCTGGCTGCCTACATCAACACCCTAGCATACAAGGAATTCGGACCCTCCGCCACCAGCAAGACCCTGGAGGGCACATACTG CTGTTATAATGCATTCTCGCGAGTCGACATGCGCGTGCATGCGCCTTTCCCCGGGTCTGTTGAGAGCTACTGCATCGACGAACGAGGCGAGAAGCGCAAAGCGACCGACGAACTTTGGCTGGAGACATACGTCTGCAGCGTGCTGCGCGCATACTCCTATGCCGACGACGGGACGGGCGACACTATCAGGAAGATCGTTGGCGTCAGGCGGTTCAATCCAGTCACTAACACCGAGACCGAGCATCGTTTCCTCAGCGCGGCGGAGCACCTTTTCTTCAGGG GTTGGCAGCTGGGCTCGGACTCGATCGTACAGGTGCCGAACGTCGTCTCGAACCACCTCACCTCCGGCCTTCTGAAGTACTTTCACACTACCGGCCGATACGCCTCGGGAATCAACCTGTTTGAGAAACTGCGAACGCAGAATGTCGAAGTCGCATCGCTTCTGGCCAAGGTTCTGTTCATGGGCAACGAAGAAGTGCAGGGGATACGCGTCTTGCACGAAGCCCTCAAACAGGCTCCGATGGATTATGTCATGCTCGACACCCAGGCTGAGTTCCTGCTCAAAAAGGCTCAGACCGCCGCCACACCCGAGCAGAAAGAGGAGAGGCTCCGCATGGCGCTTGGCTGCGCAGACCGTAGTACCATCGCGGCTCCCAGCGAGTTCAGGACATGGGCCAGGTTAGCCGAGGTGTACGTGGCCATGGAGGATTGGGAGAATGCCCTCACTGCCCTCAACTCGTGCCCCATGTTCACCTACCAAGACAAGGATGCTCCCGTCCTACCGGAGCCGAGAGACATCCATCTGCCTACGCTTCCAGAGACGAGGTTGGACGAGATTGACAGCGAGCCCGAGTCGCGGTATTCCGAGCAGGTAGACCCAAGCCTACTGAATCTCCGCGCTGCCGCGTACAAGGGGACTTTCAAGCACGCGTACAACATCCTGACCGAAATGACGGCCAAGATCGGCTGGGACCAAATGCTGAAGATCCGGAGCAATGTCTTCGTCATGGAGGATGAGTATCGCGAGAAGCAAGAATCTACGAGCTACCCCAAAAACCGCAATGCTAGCACCGATGCTCTCCGCGGTACCCCAGATCCCACCGCTAATGGAGATGCCTCGGACGCTGCGGACGAGGGAGAGAAGGAAGCAAACGGCAGCGGGGAAGAAAAGGAAGGAGATGGCGGTTCCGCCACGCAAACGCTCTCCCCAAACGGCCGAGCTGAAGACATCGAGAGGCCTTCGAGTGCCATGGACCCAGACGAAGTCAAGAAGGGCGACGAATGC AGCCCTAAGGACGACCACTTCTCGCGCCTCAACAACAAGCGCTTATGCGAGCGTTGGCTTGACAGCCTCTTTATGGTCCTCTACGAGGACCTGCGCGTCTACACCATCTGGCGCACGCAGATGGCGCAGTACCGCGCGCAGAGCATACAGTACAAGAAGTCAGCCGAGGAGTGGGAGATCCTCGGCTCCCTCGCCGAGCGCCTGCAGCACGTCGACGAGGCCGTCGAGGCGTACCGGGCCTGCCTCGCCCAGCGCTTCAGCCCCAAGGCGCTCGCGGGCATCCTCAAGGTGTTTGAGAAGACCAAGGGCAGCACGCGCGACACCGTGGCCGCCACCATCCGGCTGGTGACGTGGCAGTACCGGTGGTACAGCGAGTTCTCCCCCGAACTGCTGCACACGGTGCGCATGCTCATCGAGGACGAGGGCGCCGTCAAGATCAGGAGCATCATCCAGGCTACGAACCTGCCGCAGAACGTGCTGGACCTGACCCACCATTATGCGGCGCTCTGCGCTACGTTCAGAAGCAGTGGGACGGATGGCTAG